agaaaaaaagtatgatttatatgaaatgatgtagattttaataaataattatatatgcaaataaaaaagaagaaagtaTGTTTGAGTATCGTAGAATACATAATGTAGccttgaaatattaaagtcCCATACTAGGAGAAGGACTAAATAAGCTATGGACAAAATCCCCTACATTAAAGTTAGGtgttttcaataattgaGCTAGATCTAACGAAGTCTCCTTATTATCTAGAGGATGTTCTGTAGTTTCTTTATTGCAAGATTCGATGTTTCCATTATTTGCAATGCCTTGACTAGGTCGAAGTGCACTATATGGACTCGCTGATAAATACATTAATAAGTCGGCACCAAGTTTACTTTGAAATTTGGGTGtttcaaattgaaaatcgATATGCTTAGCCGACCGATTATTTCCTGGAGGGGTGCCTGGGATTGGTATTGGGATATGTAGCTGCGAAGATTGTATAGATACGTGTTGAGATGGTTCTGTATCATAAGTGGGAGAACAGTCTTTAGCCAGTTTCTGCAGGGACTGTTGATGCAATTGTTCTTGATGTTGtgttttaatttgtttctttATATTACATTGTACTTGTTCATTACTAATGGTATGTTCTGTTATGTTTGTATCTAGGTTTGTAGCAGAGGATGGTGGGGCCAATAATTGAACACTTAGCTCTCTTCCTGTAAACGGAGTTGATGATTCTTTTAAAGGTGAACTATTATATTGCTGTGGTTTGCATGGAGAACTGCTTAGTATTCTGACTTTGATTGGTGAGCTGTCAAAGGATGTAtcatttccaaattttcttttcaggGGGGAATTTAATAGGGCACTCCTAGCGTCTCCCGATTCTAAAGCGTCTTCATTTATAGCATTTTTCATTGGGCTAGAAAGCGGCTTATTGTTGAGTTCAATGGAAGGAAGTTGAAAAGAAGTCTTTGATGTTCGAGTAGATGTATCTAATTTACTCAATCTAATCTTTAATTGGCGTGCAACTTTGGCCATTTCTGCTCTTTTTAAGATTTTAGCAGcaacttcttcttctttttcgATATTCCAACTTTCACCCACCATCCTGTTATATTAATGTGATAGACTATCTCGATatcaattattgaaatagcAACAATAGCTTAGACAGTATAATTTATAgtattttcttatttttgaaaaaataagatattttttaaaaaaattttaatttcttttaactAAAAGATCCACATTCTACATTGCCAGTAATTCTTagatttcattttatttttggtaATTCCGTTTCGGGTCTGCGCGGTTACTCTTTACAATCGaaaatagatatttttactGAAAGCATTGAAGCTTGgttaataattaatgacagcaataatatatacGAATAATTCATGGAGTACTATACCGAATTAAGATTACATTCTATCAAAATAAACATTGGACAACATTTGCAGAGGAATAATATACATTAACAAACTC
The window above is part of the Henningerozyma blattae CBS 6284 chromosome 2, complete genome genome. Proteins encoded here:
- the TBLA0B08670 gene encoding uncharacterized protein (similar to Saccharomyces cerevisiae STB1 (YNL309W) and YOL131W; ancestral locus Anc_3.37), which produces MVGESWNIEKEEEVAAKILKRAEMAKVARQLKIRLSKLDTSTRTSKTSFQLPSIELNNKPLSSPMKNAINEDALESGDARSALLNSPLKRKFGNDTSFDSSPIKVRILSSSPCKPQQYNSSPLKESSTPFTGRELSVQLLAPPSSATNLDTNITEHTISNEQVQCNIKKQIKTQHQEQLHQQSLQKLAKDCSPTYDTEPSQHVSIQSSQLHIPIPIPGTPPGNNRSAKHIDFQFETPKFQSKLGADLLMYLSASPYSALRPSQGIANNGNIESCNKETTEHPLDNKETSLDLAQLLKTPNFNVGDFVHSLFSPSPSMGL